One genomic segment of Rhizobium gallicum bv. gallicum R602sp includes these proteins:
- a CDS encoding GNAT family N-acetyltransferase: MAIDLESDTVSRRIELMKFETRHLQGALRLSQEMGWPYRREDWEFAATVGEGLVIERAGEVIGTAMWWNYGQAYATAGMIIVTASAQGGGYGSRLFNGLLEATDGRNVLLNSTEEGLALYKRRGFTAWSTVLQHQGPLTVAVTQDTCDDIRPATILDLTAIQAFDQRATGMPRQSMVAELADVGNVVVIERAGRVAGYAIARKFGRGYVIGPCAAESAQDARLLILAQLSKLHKQFVRIDVYAGDELGDWLHGLGLKQVGSAIAMVKGQRPQSDGPAHMYALANQSFG; the protein is encoded by the coding sequence ATGGCCATAGACCTCGAGAGCGACACCGTCAGCCGCCGGATCGAGCTGATGAAATTCGAAACCCGGCATTTGCAGGGCGCGCTGAGGCTATCGCAGGAGATGGGATGGCCTTATCGCCGAGAGGATTGGGAGTTCGCCGCGACGGTCGGCGAGGGTCTGGTCATCGAGCGGGCAGGGGAGGTGATCGGCACCGCCATGTGGTGGAACTACGGACAGGCCTATGCCACCGCTGGGATGATCATCGTCACCGCCTCCGCACAGGGCGGAGGTTACGGCTCACGGCTCTTCAATGGGTTGCTTGAAGCGACGGACGGTCGCAACGTACTGCTCAATTCAACCGAAGAGGGGCTTGCGCTCTACAAGCGACGCGGCTTTACCGCCTGGAGCACCGTGCTCCAGCATCAAGGCCCGCTGACTGTTGCGGTGACTCAGGATACCTGCGACGACATCCGTCCGGCGACTATCTTGGACCTTACGGCGATCCAAGCCTTTGACCAGCGGGCCACGGGCATGCCCCGGCAGTCGATGGTGGCCGAGCTCGCCGATGTGGGCAACGTGGTGGTCATCGAACGCGCGGGGCGGGTTGCAGGCTACGCCATCGCCAGGAAGTTCGGCCGCGGCTACGTGATCGGCCCTTGTGCAGCCGAGAGCGCACAAGATGCGCGACTCCTGATCCTGGCCCAGCTTTCGAAGCTCCATAAGCAATTCGTTCGCATCGATGTCTATGCTGGAGATGAATTGGGCGATTGGCTGCATGGCCTCGGCCTCAAGCAGGTCGGATCTGCGATCGCTATGGTCAAGGGGCAGCGACCGCAATCGGACGGGCCAGCCCATATGTATGCCTTGGCAAACCAGTCGTTCGGTTAG
- a CDS encoding Lrp/AsnC family transcriptional regulator, translating to MKLDRIDIKILHELQKNGRVTNVELAELVNLSPSPCLMRVKKLQSAGYIDGYSAQINVNKLGQTLTVFTEITLKNHRQIDFARFLTSIEKVDQVMECHLVSGGYDYLLKFVTAGISEYQEIMERLTDLEIGIDRYFSFVVLKSPIVKSHMPLTSLFPL from the coding sequence TTGAAACTCGACCGTATCGATATAAAGATTTTGCATGAACTGCAGAAGAATGGCCGCGTCACCAACGTGGAACTGGCCGAGTTGGTCAATCTTTCGCCGAGCCCATGTCTAATGCGCGTGAAGAAACTGCAGTCGGCAGGCTATATCGACGGCTACTCCGCACAGATTAACGTGAACAAGCTTGGGCAGACATTGACAGTTTTCACGGAGATCACCCTTAAAAACCACCGGCAGATCGACTTCGCCCGCTTCCTGACCTCGATCGAAAAGGTTGACCAGGTGATGGAATGCCACCTGGTGTCTGGCGGCTACGACTATCTCCTGAAATTCGTCACCGCCGGCATTAGTGAATATCAGGAAATCATGGAGCGCCTCACCGACCTGGAGATCGGCATCGATAGGTATTTCAGCTTCGTCGTCTTGAAGTCGCCCATCGTCAAGTCGCACATGCCATTGACGAGCCTGTTTCCCCTTTAA